The window AGTGGCGGAGTTCGAGCGCCGCGACGAACACAGCGATGAAGCCGTAGCCGTGGACGAGTTCGGTCACGCCGTACGTGATGAGGGTGGCCGCCAGCGCCTCCGCGCCCTCCATGACCTTCCCGAGTTGGGTCGTGACGGGTTCGCTGAAGATGAACCGGGCGAGAACTTGCCCGGCGAGGTAGCCCATCACGACGCCGACCACTATCTCGTAGAGGAAGTGGACGAGGAACCAGTCGCCCAACCACCCCAGCGACGACGTCCCGGCGGCCGCCGCCATGGCGATGGCGAGGTGCGTGAACGGAAACGCCAGTCCGTCGTTGAGACCCGCCTCCGAGGTGAGCGCGAACCGGACTTCCCCTTCCTGCTCCGTGGGGTCGGCCTCCTCGTCCATCCCCTCGGTCGGCGGGGACGCCTGCACGTCGGAGGCCAACACCGGGTCGGTCGGCGAGACTATCGCGCCGAGCAGGACGGCGGTCGGCAGGAGCGTTCCCAGCACGCCCCACCCGAGCAGAGCGGTCGCGACGATGGTTAACGGCATCGTGATGCCGAGCAGTCGCCACGTGCTCGACCACGCTCTGGGGTCGAACGGTCGGTCGAGTTTCAGTCCCGCACCCATCAGCGCGATTATCACGACGAACTCGGTGAGTCGCTCGGCGAGTTCCCCGTGTTCGACGGGGTCGGGAACCTCCACCCCCAACGGGAGCGAGAACAGGACCACTCCGGCGGTGACGTATATCAACGGGAACGACATCGGCTTGTCCGAGAGAACTCGCGGCAGTACGACGGCCCCCAAGATTGCGATACCGATGAGCAGTAAGGCGGCTTCGTAAGCGGCCATTCGTCACAACGTACTGTGTTTCGACGTAAATGCCCGTGGGCCAGATGACGGGTCCGGGAGACGTTCCGTCGGCCAGACGACGGTACTACGTCTCGGTTCGCGCCGACTCGAAAGGCTATAGCCGTCCCCGTCCCCTATCGCCTACATGCTCACATTCGTCGGTCTCGGTCTCTACGACGAGCGCTCGATAACCGTCGAGGGCCGGGACGCCCTGCGGAACGCCGACCGCGTCTTCGCCGAGTTCTACACCAGCAGACTCCTCGGCGCGACCGTCGAGGACCTCGAATCCTACCACGACGCCGACATCGAGGTCCGCGACCGCGCGGGCGTCGAACAGGACCCCGAGGACATCCTTCGCGCCGGGAGCGACGGCGACGCGGTGTTCCTCACGGCGGGCGACACGATGATTTCGACCACGCACGTGGACCTCCGACTCCGCGCCGAGGAGCGCGGCATCGACACGCGGGTCGTCCACGCGCCGACCGCCGAGTCCGCCGCCAGCGGTCTGACCGGACTCCAGAACTATCGGTTCGGCAAGGCCACGACGCTCCCCTTCGAGTACGCCCACGGTGCCGACGGCGTCCCCGCCAGCGTCACCGACGCGCTCGACGAGAACCGCGAGCGCGGTCTCCACACGCTGGTCTACCTCGACATCAAAGTTCGCAACGACGAATACATGACCGCCGACCACGCCGCCAGACTGCTCGCCGACGACTACGGCGACGTGCTGGCCGTCGTGGTCGCGCGCGCCGGGAGTCCGGACCCGTTGGTCGCGGCCGACCGACTCTCGAACCTCGCCGACCGCCAGTTCGGCGACCCGCTCCACCTACTGGTCGTTCCTGGAGACCTCCACCACATCGAGGCAGACGCGCTCGCCGAACTCGCCGACGCGCCCGAAGAACTGCTCGACGTCGAGTAGCCGTTCTCACCGGACGAGCGACGACTACCCGCCGTACCGCCGAAGAATCATCTCACAACTCGGAGTACTTCTGCAAACGGGAGTACGGACGAACGGCGTCGCGGGTCACTCGCCGTTCCCGTCCGCGGCGACCGGCCGCTCGGTCCCCACCGCCGCGTGGAGGTCGTACTCGTCGCCGGTCACGACGTAGAGGACGTCCTCGCCGACGGTCAGCAGTTCGGGCACCTCGCGGGCGACGGCCCACGCGATGCCGACCAGCGCGACGACGGAGAGACTCTGAGCGAGGACGCGGTCGGAGATGAAGTACGACACCATGTACGGATTGTCGTAGCCGACCAGCGACATCGTCGGTTCCACGAACACCTGCATCCACTGCTGGCTGAACGCGAGCGTGATGAACACGACTCGGGCGAGGTTCAGCGCCCAGATAACGGGGATAGCGATGGCGATAGCCCGAAGCTTCCGGCGGACGGGGGCGCGAACTGCTGCGATGAGACCGCCGAAGATGGCCATGCTCCCGAGACCCGTGCAGGCAAGCAGGACGTTGATGGTGAACTCGCCGTGGTTCTCGGTGGCGAAGAAGTACGCGCCGCGGATGGTCTCGTCGCGTTGGACGACCTGAAACTCGTAGCCGAGCGACCGCATGACGAACTCGCCCTGCCACGTCACGGTCTCGATGAGCCACTCGTTGGCCGGCGCAATCATCGTGAACGGCATGTAGATGAGACCCATGAACGCGACGGCCCGCGAGAGCAGGAAGAGGGTCTCTCGCCCCTGCAAGAGCAGGTAACCGACGTACAGACAGGCAGGGAGTGCGACGAAACTCAGCGCCCCTTCGATGAAACTCCGCTGTTCGAAGGCGAAGTGAGGGAACAGCGCGAGCCAGAAGACGCCGAAGACGCCCCACGCGCCCGCCGCGAGGTAGCGGGCGCGTCCGCGTCCGCGGTCGTCGTCGTACCAGTCGAGCGCGGTGGCCGCGGCGAACAGTCCAATCGCGAGCCACGCGAGTCCGTCGGTTAACGCCGAAGTCACTGTTAGCGGAGTGAAAGCGTCCCCCGGATAAAGAGTTGACGGCTCCGGTCGGGCCGGGTAACGTCGGCCTACGGGTACGGAAACGGTCCGTTTCGTCCACACGAGCGCAGTCGCTACGGAGTCGAACGCACGAAAAATGGGAACTGCGAAAGACCGGGAAACCCGGTGATTAGTTAGCTATCTAGTTGCTGCGGCGGAGAGCCAGCAGCGCGGCGGCGACGAGCGCAACCATCGAGACGGCGACACCGAAGCCGGGGATACTACCACTCTGTTCGGTGGTGGTGGTCTCCTCGGTGGTGGTCTCTTCGGTCGTGGTCGTCGTGTCCGCGGTCGTCGTCGTCGTGGTCGTCGTCTCCGTCGTGGTCGTCGTGGTGGAGTTCGACGTGGTGGTCGTCGTCGTCTCTGCGGACTCGACAATCACGCCGTCGACCTCGTCACTCGCATCGCCGGACTTGGCGGAGACGGTGACGTCCGTGCCCGTGTCAACGTCGCTGAAGTCGAACGGGGCGACGAAGGTACCGTCGTCCTGAACGGTCGCGGTCGCGGTCCGGACGAAGGAGTCGGACTTGACCTGGACCTGGAACTCCGAGCCAGCAGCGATGCTGGTGTCACCGGAGATGTTACCGGCGACGGGGAGCACGTCGCTCTCGTTCACACCGGTGAAGGAGAGTTCGCGCTCCGTGACGGTGAACGTAGTGTTGGCCGAGCGGGCCTCGTCAGTGACGCTGCTACCTTGGTGGACCGTGAACGTCGCGCGGTACTTGTCGGCCACACTGATGTCGTTGCTACTGGTGTCAACGACAGCGTAGACCGTGTTGTTGGCCGAGTCGAAGTAGACCTCACGCGTCTGGTTACCCTCGAACTCGTTCGGCTGAGCGTTCGCGCCGGGGTTGGTCTGCGTGACGTTCAGCGAGTAGACGTCGCTCGCGTTGAAGTTCGTGCTGAGGTTGTGATGGGTCAGACTGTCGTTACCGTAGAGACCGGACGCGGTGAACTCGACAACCGCGAGGTCCTGCATCGCAACGGAGTCACCCTTGACGACGTTGCTGACGAGGTCGCTCACGTCGCTCGGGAGGTTGCTCGTCTTTCGCGGGTGCTTCCAGACCTGCGCACCGTCAATCGAACCCTCGTTCAGGGAGAGCTGGGTGACGTCGTCCTCACCGTTGACGCCAGTAATCATCTCGTACTGACCCGCGGAGATGGGACTGCCGAGACCGCCCGGGTCGGCCGTCTGGTTGTTGTCCCAGTTAGTGTGAACGCCCTGAATGGAACCACCATTGCTGGCGGTTCCGTGAGTCTTAACGGCGTCGTCACCTTCAACACTCACGAAGTCTTTAACCACACCGCTGTCGGACTTGTAAGTATTGAAGTTGACGGTGACCTCGTTGTCGGTGCCGTTGTCGTAGACCGTGAAGTTGGCCTTCCAGTTGACGTCTTGGCTACCGATGGAGACGTTAGCCTTGTCGCTGTTTTCGAGGTCGATGGTGAACGAGGCGATGTCGCCGCGCTCTTCACTGACAACGCCGCTACCTTGGAAAGTAGCCATTGCGTCGCCACCTGCCGAGACGTTGATGTCGGCTTCGGCGACCGCGCCGGTGTCGTTCACTTCGACTTTGAACGTGTAGTTGCCAGCGTCAACATCCTTGAAGGACGTATTGATCGTCTCAGTCTGGATGGTTTGGATAGCAACACCGTTCTCAGTCCGCTTGGTCGTAATGTCGGTGAAGATTCCCTCAAGCTCCTCAGAACTGAGACCACTCGAGGTAATCGTGGCGTCGTAGTTCGTCCGCTTGGAGTTCAGGTTGAGTTCCGTCTTCGTGGAGTGCTTGTTGTCCACGTCGTCCTCGAAACTCGCGCTGAGGTCCTGCGACGTGACCTTGAAGCTGAGGACTTTATTGTTAGCATCGGTGAGGTTCTGACCGTTCTCGTTCTGGAGGTAGTAGTTGCCTTCCAGACCCTTGGTGCTGAACTTGATGTCGCCTTCACTGTCCGTAACGAACGAGTCAGCGAGGGAGCCATCAGTTTCGTCAATAATTTCGACAGTCGTTTCCGTACTGTTCGCCTCGTCGGTGAAGACCGTCTGTCCCGCCCAGTAACGCTGGCCGGGGTTCAGGTCGAACGCATCGCCCTTCTCGACGTTTCCTGCCGCCGCGGATGCTGCGCCCGCAAAGGCGATGGTGCCGGCGAAAACCGACATTACCAGCATCGCAGCAAGGAAAGCGCCGCGAAGTTTGTCTGTTGTTGTTGTCATGGTTTGGTTGTTTATTCGGTCGGCGACAGCACCTTTCCTGTGCCCTTCGGGGGAACCCGGTACCGCACCGGATGTGGGCCTCATGTACTCGCTACTGCCACCATGGGTAGGGGTACAGACATAAGGTTATGCCAAGGTTATAAGTGCTTTGTGGTCTGTGACTTGGCTCGTTACTCCGTAGCATGAAAATTTATTGGTCCGTTTCTCAGCCGCCTTAGCGCCTCAGGGGTCGAAATAGCCGAATCTGTCGGTGAAGTATCTTGAGAGACGTTCGCACGACCGCGTTCGGTATCGCGAAGCACCGAGACCGGTAGAAACGGCCGATTTCGTCCGTCCGTGGCGTCGGTTACGGGAGAAGTCCGAACGTCGCGATTTCCTTATAAAAGAAACGTGCCAATCGCGGCTGCGCGGTCAGCGTATATCTGCGACGAAAAATGGAGTAGGACGCGACGTTACGTTCAGTTACCGACTACGGCGTATCGCCAGCAGTGCCGCCACCACGAGCGCGACGAGTGCGACGCCGACGCCGAAGCCGGGGATGCCGCCCCCGCCGCCTTCTTCGGTTGTCGTCTCCACCGTCGTCGTCTCCGCTTCGGTCGTGGTCGTAGTCGTCGTTGTCGTCGTTGTCGTTGTCGTCGTGGTCGTAGTCGTTGTCGTCGTCTGTACCGTCGTCGTCTCGTTGGCCGCGGGTCCGCCCGCCGCGAGCTGGCCTTCGACCAGCACCGCCTCGCTACTCACGTTGTAGTTCGGAACGAGCACCTGCGCCTCGGTTCCGTTCTCCACGTTCGGCAGGTCGAAGTTCACCGTCCAAGTCCCGTTCTGGTTCACGGTGGCCTCTTCTGTTCGCAGGAACGCGCTGGAACCGGAACTCTCGATGCGCACGTCGAACGTACTTCCCGGCGCGAGCGTCGAGTTACCGGAGACGGTGCCGCGTCCGAGCGCGACCCGAAGCGGCTGGTCGCCGGTCGCGTTCTGGAGCGTCACCTGCCGGTCGACGACGTTGAAGACCGTCGATACAGACCGGTTCTGCTGGACGTAGGGGTTCTCCTCGGTCATCGTGAACGTGACGTTGTACCGACCGTCGGTCTCCAACCCGTTGGTGTCCAGCAGCATGAAGAAGTGGTTGTTCTGCGGGTCGGTCACGAGCGTGACGTTGCGGGCCGGAATCGACTGGGCCTCCGCGTTCGGACCGAGGTTGGTCCGCTGGATGGACGCCTGCAGACCGAGCGACCGATTGGTCAGGTTGGCCGACTCCTGAAGGTACCCG is drawn from Halorussus sp. MSC15.2 and contains these coding sequences:
- the dph5 gene encoding diphthine synthase; translation: MLTFVGLGLYDERSITVEGRDALRNADRVFAEFYTSRLLGATVEDLESYHDADIEVRDRAGVEQDPEDILRAGSDGDAVFLTAGDTMISTTHVDLRLRAEERGIDTRVVHAPTAESAASGLTGLQNYRFGKATTLPFEYAHGADGVPASVTDALDENRERGLHTLVYLDIKVRNDEYMTADHAARLLADDYGDVLAVVVARAGSPDPLVAADRLSNLADRQFGDPLHLLVVPGDLHHIEADALAELADAPEELLDVE
- a CDS encoding sodium:proton antiporter, which gives rise to MAAYEAALLLIGIAILGAVVLPRVLSDKPMSFPLIYVTAGVVLFSLPLGVEVPDPVEHGELAERLTEFVVIIALMGAGLKLDRPFDPRAWSSTWRLLGITMPLTIVATALLGWGVLGTLLPTAVLLGAIVSPTDPVLASDVQASPPTEGMDEEADPTEQEGEVRFALTSEAGLNDGLAFPFTHLAIAMAAAAGTSSLGWLGDWFLVHFLYEIVVGVVMGYLAGQVLARFIFSEPVTTQLGKVMEGAEALAATLITYGVTELVHGYGFIAVFVAALELRHYEWEHEYYVALHDYAVMIERIVMASVLVLFGGAIAGGLLAPLTLLDVVVGLTLIFVVRPLAGVVGLLGSPMPWSERLVVSSFGIRGIGSFYYLAFALNEASFGEIELLVAADKLWALIGFVALASIVVHGVSANWVMNVLDRTRDDERTPESTEAEVS
- a CDS encoding BGTF surface domain-containing protein, which produces MRPTSGAVPGSPEGHRKGAVADRINNQTMTTTTDKLRGAFLAAMLVMSVFAGTIAFAGAASAAAGNVEKGDAFDLNPGQRYWAGQTVFTDEANSTETTVEIIDETDGSLADSFVTDSEGDIKFSTKGLEGNYYLQNENGQNLTDANNKVLSFKVTSQDLSASFEDDVDNKHSTKTELNLNSKRTNYDATITSSGLSSEELEGIFTDITTKRTENGVAIQTIQTETINTSFKDVDAGNYTFKVEVNDTGAVAEADINVSAGGDAMATFQGSGVVSEERGDIASFTIDLENSDKANVSIGSQDVNWKANFTVYDNGTDNEVTVNFNTYKSDSGVVKDFVSVEGDDAVKTHGTASNGGSIQGVHTNWDNNQTADPGGLGSPISAGQYEMITGVNGEDDVTQLSLNEGSIDGAQVWKHPRKTSNLPSDVSDLVSNVVKGDSVAMQDLAVVEFTASGLYGNDSLTHHNLSTNFNASDVYSLNVTQTNPGANAQPNEFEGNQTREVYFDSANNTVYAVVDTSSNDISVADKYRATFTVHQGSSVTDEARSANTTFTVTERELSFTGVNESDVLPVAGNISGDTSIAAGSEFQVQVKSDSFVRTATATVQDDGTFVAPFDFSDVDTGTDVTVSAKSGDASDEVDGVIVESAETTTTTTSNSTTTTTTETTTTTTTTADTTTTTEETTTEETTTTEQSGSIPGFGVAVSMVALVAAALLALRRSN
- the artA gene encoding archaeosortase A yields the protein MTSALTDGLAWLAIGLFAAATALDWYDDDRGRGRARYLAAGAWGVFGVFWLALFPHFAFEQRSFIEGALSFVALPACLYVGYLLLQGRETLFLLSRAVAFMGLIYMPFTMIAPANEWLIETVTWQGEFVMRSLGYEFQVVQRDETIRGAYFFATENHGEFTINVLLACTGLGSMAIFGGLIAAVRAPVRRKLRAIAIAIPVIWALNLARVVFITLAFSQQWMQVFVEPTMSLVGYDNPYMVSYFISDRVLAQSLSVVALVGIAWAVAREVPELLTVGEDVLYVVTGDEYDLHAAVGTERPVAADGNGE